TTCTGCGATTCGGAAGTCGGCAAGGGCACGACCTTCCGCATCTTCCTGCCGCGCCATGTCGCGGAGGCGCCGAAGCAGCCAGCCGAGGCGAAGTCGCAGATCGCCGGAGAGGCGGTCGGTGGCGAGACCGCTGCCGCAGCACCCGCAAAGACCGCCGATGCCGCCAGGAATGGCGACGCCAAGGACCTGTCCGGCTCTGCCATAGTCCTGCTCGTCGAGGACGAGGACGCGGTGCGCATGGGTGGGGTCAGGGCGCTGAAGTCGCGCGGCTATACCGTGCACGAGGCGACGTCAGGCGTCGAGGCGCTGGAGATTTTCGACGAACTCAAGGGCAAGATCGACATCGTCGTGTCGGACGTGGTGATGCCGGAGATGGACGGGCCGACCCTGCTCGGCGAACTGCGCAAGCGCCAGCCCAACATCAAGTTCGTCTTCGTCTCGGGTTATGCCGAGGACGCTTTCGCCAAGAACCTGCCGGCCGATGCCCAATTCGGCTTCCTGCCGAAGCCGTTCTCGCTCAAGCAATTGGCAACCGTCGTCAAGGACGTGCTGGAAAGCTGAGTTTTCGACCTAGCGCAGCGTGCAGGTCGCGGCGCTCGCCGCGCCGTCGGGCTGGCGCATGATGATGTCGAAGAAGATATTCTTCGGCCCGTCCTCGGTGGCCTGGGTGAGGGAGACCTTGTTGCCGCCAGTCGAGAAGCCGCCGAGCGGCCCAAGCCAGGTGATCTCGCCGTTCTTGTCCATCTCGTAATTGTACCCCTGCATGGCCGGTCCGTAGGTCGGGCCGCTATAGACGCGTCCCTTGATGGTGATGTCACCGAGATAGAGGAAGGCGCCAAGCAGGTAGACCTCGCAGCGATAGCCGCCGTCGGGCAGGGTGCCGTCGGCGATACCGGCGCGTGCACTGCCGGCAACAAGTGCTGCGGCGAGCGAAAGCGGGATCAGGAGGCGGCGCTTCATCGGCTGGATCCGGTTGCGTTGCCAAGCATGCAGCATTTTTTCGACAGAGCCGCAACATTGGAACGGGAAGGCGCTTGCGTAATGTGGAGCGCTGCAATCATATATAGCCGACCTCTAATACGGCTCTTGGCCTTACCGATCCATGTTATGCTTTGCATGGCCTTGGTGAGTCGGCCGTTTTTCCGCGTCACACTTGATTTGGGGGCAGATCGAGGAAGACGTCGCCGGCGCTGGCAAGTTCCACGCAAGCGATGAAGCGTAGGCTTCCTTCCGCGATCTGAGCGTTGCTAAGCGCATCGGGCAAGGGGACGGGCCGGTGGAGACTTTCTTCGAGGACTACCAGAAACGGCGCCTGGTCAACCGCGCCGACATTCTGACCGCCATCAATATTCTGAAATCGCAGGGCTATGACGAGGACGAGATCATTACCGAGATCACGCGCGTCTTTTATGTCGACCTCGATGAATACAATGAGCTGGTAAGGGCAGCCTGATCCGGGTGCGGCCAGGCCTTCGGGCTTAGCCAACAAGAGCCGGGATCGCTGTGCTCCTTTGTGGTATTATCGCTGATGCAGCGGGGGACGCGGCATGAAGCACCTCATCGTCGTTCATGGCAGGGACATCAAGCCGGCGGGTTCGGAGCTCGCCTCGCTGTCGAAGCGGGCGATCGTCAGAGGCTTGCAGCGGGCAGGGCGCGCCGACATCGCCCAAGGCGTGGCGAGTGGCGCTGTTCGTTTCTCCAGCGCCTATTACGGTGACATCAACAACCGCATCGAAGCTTCCTACAGCGCCAAGACGGCGGCGCTGCTGACCGCGCAGAACGATGCCGGTTACGCTTTCAGGCCGTGCTTTCCTGCCGCCGAGCTGGAAGCGGCCTACGCCATGACCGACGCGCTGCGCAGCTTCAACCTGGCCGCCTATCGGCATGTGCTGGATATCGCCGATGACTGGCGGCTGCTCGACGAGGCGGCGGATGCCGCCAGCCTGTTCGGCAGCCTTCTCACCTTCGGCCTGCTCAACACGCTGGTGGTGGAAACGGTCAAGTCGGACCTCACCGCCTATCTGACCTCGCAGCGTGTCGGCTCCGAGATCCGCGCCCGGCTGCAGCAGGTTCTGGAGCCGGCACTGGCGGCGGGCGACGACATCTGCCTGGTCACCCACAGCCTCGGCTGCATGGTCGCCTATGATGTCTTCTGGAAATATTCGTTCCGGTCCGAATACGCGCATATGCGCGACGCCGGCCGGAAGGTGAACCTGTGGCTCACCATCGGCTGTCCGCTGGGCGAGGTCGGCGTGCAGCGCAACCTGCTCGACGGTGTGGTGCTGGACGACGAGAAATATCCGCGCGACCAGTTCCTCGACTGGGTCAACGTACATGCCGAGGACGACTATATCGCCCATGCCGAAAGCATGCGTTCGGCGTTCTCGACCATGCGTTCGAAGAAGTATTGCCGTTCGATCACAGACAAGAAGATCTACAATTGCTGGTATTACCGCGACGCCGCCAAGGGGCGGCTCGTGTCCAACCCGCACGACCTTTACGGCTACCTGATGAACCAGGACACGGCCAAATACATCGCGCAATGGGCGGCTTAGGCCGCGCCGCCTAGAGCGGAATGTTGTCGTGCTTCTTCCAGGGGTTCTGGAGGTCCTTGTTGCGCAGCATCCTGAGCGCGCGCGCCACACGCCGGCGCGTCGAATGCGGCATGATCACCTCGTCGACATAACCGCGCTCCGCCGCCACGAAAGGCGACAGGAAACGATCCTCGTAGCGCTTGGTGTGGGCGGCGATCTTGTCGGCGTCGCCGATATCCTTGCGGTAGATGATCTCAACCGCGCCCTTGGCGCCCATCACCGCGATCTGCGCCGTCGGCCAGGCGTAGTTCATGTCGCCGCGCAGATGTTTCGAGGCCATGACGTCATAGGCGCCGCCAAAGGCCTTGCGGGTGATCACGGTCACCTTCGGCACGGTCGCCTCGGCATAGGCGAACAGAAGCTTGGCGCCATGCTTGATCAGTCCGCCATATTCCTGCGCGGTGCCCGGCAGGAAACCCGGTACGTCAACGAAGGTGACGAGGGGGATGTTGAAACAGTCGCAGAAGCGCACGAAACGCGCCGCCTTGCGGCTTGCGTCCGAATCCAGAACGCCGGCCAGCACCATCGGCTGGTTGGCGATGAAACCCACCGTGCGGCCCTCGACGCGGCCGAGGCCGGTGACGATGTTCTTGGCGAAGGAGGCCTGGATTTCGAAGAAGTCGCCTTCGTCCACCGTCTTCAGGATCAGTTCCTTGATGTCGTAGGGCTTGTTGGCGTTGTCGGGAATCAGGCGGTCGAGCGACATGTCGTGGTCGGTCACCGACTGGTAGCATTCGATCTCGGGGATCTCGGCGGTGTTGGAGGCCGGCAAGAGGTCAACCAGCCGCCGCATCTGCAGCAGCGCCTCGACGTCATTGTCATAGGCGCCGTCGGCGATCGACGATTTCGTCGTGTGCACGGAGGCGCCGCCGAGCTGTTCGGCCGTCACCGTCTCGTTGGTCACCGTCTTCACCACGTCCGGTCCGGTGACGAACATGTAGGAGGTGTCGCGCACCATGAAGATGAAGTCGGTCATTGCCGGCGAATAGACGTCGCCGCCGGCGCAGGGGCCCATGATCAGCGAAATCTGCGGGATGACGCCGGAGGCCAAGACGTTGCGCTGGAAGATTTCGGCATAACCGCCGAGAGCGGCCACGCCTTCCTGGATGCGGGCGCCGCCGGCGTCGTAGAGGCCGATGATCGGCGCGCGGTTGCGCAGCGCCATATCCTGTACCTTCATCACCTTCTCGGCATGGGCTTCCGACAGCGAGCCGCCGAACACGGTGAAATCCTTGGCGAAGAGATAGACCGGGCGGCCGTTGACCGTGCCCCAGCCGGTGACGACGCCGTCGCCGGCCACCTTCGATTTCTCCATGCCGAAATCGGTCGAGCGGTGCTCGACATACATGTCGAACTCCTCGAACGAACCTTCGTCGAGGAAGATCTCGATGCGCTCGCGCGCGGTCAGCTTGCCCTTGGCGTGCTGGGCGTCGATGCGGGCCTGGCCGCCGCCAAGCCTGGCGATCTCGCGCCGACGCTCGAGTTCCTTCAGCACTTCCTTCATCGGGCGGCCTCCCTGCAATGCTCTGTCCGCTTTTGGTATCGGCGCGGCGAGGGGAGTGCAAGCAGGGCTTTGGTTTCACGATGCAAACCGGCATTTCGTCGCTTCGACGGCGAAATATTGGCGGGCCTTAAGGGCAAGCCCCGTCGCCGCATCGGGATAGCTCGTTCTGCCCGCTGGGATATATGCGCAATGCTGCAATGCAACATCGCGCTCTTGCTTTTTTGAGCGAACTCCTCCATATGCCGCTTCATAGGCGCTCGGGCCGGGGCTTTCCCGGCTTTCTCCTTGATTGAGACTGGTTGCGTCTGTTCCCCTTGCTTTGGGCAAGGCGGTGTAAGTCCCGCGGCAAGAGGCTGGCGGGCACGACAGCGCAGCCGAGCGGGCTAAAAGCCCGCCCGCCTTGTCGTCCCATTCCTGTTTTTGACGGCGGGTTGCGCCCGGCCGCCATCGCTGTTTGCGGCAATGTCCGCATGAAAGAAGATTGTTTTGACCAATGAAATCGCTGCGGAGCTGAACGGCTTCGCCAAACTCGGAATTTCCGGCCAGCTCCTGAAGGCTACCGTTGCGGCGGGCTTCACCGAGCCCAAGCCGATCCAGGAGCAGGCTATCCCGGCGCAGCTCGCCGGCCGTGATATCCTGGGCATCGCCCAGACCGGCTCGGGCAAGACGGCCGCCTTCGCGCTGCCGATCCTGTCCAAGATCATCGCGCTCG
The genomic region above belongs to Mesorhizobium terrae and contains:
- a CDS encoding acyl-CoA carboxylase subunit beta; the protein is MKEVLKELERRREIARLGGGQARIDAQHAKGKLTARERIEIFLDEGSFEEFDMYVEHRSTDFGMEKSKVAGDGVVTGWGTVNGRPVYLFAKDFTVFGGSLSEAHAEKVMKVQDMALRNRAPIIGLYDAGGARIQEGVAALGGYAEIFQRNVLASGVIPQISLIMGPCAGGDVYSPAMTDFIFMVRDTSYMFVTGPDVVKTVTNETVTAEQLGGASVHTTKSSIADGAYDNDVEALLQMRRLVDLLPASNTAEIPEIECYQSVTDHDMSLDRLIPDNANKPYDIKELILKTVDEGDFFEIQASFAKNIVTGLGRVEGRTVGFIANQPMVLAGVLDSDASRKAARFVRFCDCFNIPLVTFVDVPGFLPGTAQEYGGLIKHGAKLLFAYAEATVPKVTVITRKAFGGAYDVMASKHLRGDMNYAWPTAQIAVMGAKGAVEIIYRKDIGDADKIAAHTKRYEDRFLSPFVAAERGYVDEVIMPHSTRRRVARALRMLRNKDLQNPWKKHDNIPL